From a single Couchioplanes caeruleus genomic region:
- the mug gene encoding G/U mismatch-specific DNA glycosylase, which translates to MSSRRRPALPVRTGTSAPSSPPRPTPAEIAAAAGRTIPDLVGPGLRVLFSGINPSLYSAATGHHFARPGNRFWPALHRSGFTDRQLHPSQQWSLPEAGLGITNVVARATARADELSPAELVAGGEILAALVDRWRPRFLAVLGVTAYRTAFARPKATMGPQPDRIAGVPVWVLPNPSGLNAHYTVDTLAAAFAELRTAADAVSRSSGTAADQPGC; encoded by the coding sequence ATGTCGTCCCGGCGCCGTCCCGCTCTGCCCGTCCGTACCGGGACATCGGCCCCTTCCTCCCCGCCGCGGCCGACGCCCGCCGAGATCGCCGCCGCGGCCGGCCGGACCATCCCCGATCTGGTGGGTCCGGGCCTGCGGGTGCTGTTCTCCGGGATCAACCCCAGCCTGTACTCGGCGGCGACCGGTCACCACTTCGCCCGGCCGGGCAACCGCTTCTGGCCGGCCCTGCACCGCTCCGGCTTCACCGACCGGCAACTGCACCCGTCGCAACAGTGGTCGCTGCCGGAGGCCGGGCTGGGCATCACGAACGTGGTGGCCCGGGCGACGGCCCGGGCCGACGAGCTCTCCCCGGCCGAACTCGTCGCGGGCGGTGAGATCCTCGCCGCGCTGGTGGACCGGTGGCGGCCGCGGTTCCTGGCGGTGCTGGGCGTGACGGCGTACCGGACGGCCTTCGCCCGCCCCAAGGCGACCATGGGTCCGCAGCCGGACCGGATCGCGGGCGTACCGGTCTGGGTGCTGCCCAATCCGAGCGGCCTGAACGCGCACTACACGGTGGACACGCTCGCCGCGGCCTTCGCGGAGCTGCGCACCGCCGCCGATGCCGTATCGAGATCGTCAGGGACAGCGGCCGATCAGCCCGGTTGTTAG
- a CDS encoding helix-turn-helix domain-containing protein yields MAATGTATSTEKGRRIVGSERQTLAKDLVKRYTSGESIRALAASTGRSYGFVHRVLTESGVQLRQRGGARRRKKA; encoded by the coding sequence ATGGCAGCCACGGGCACAGCCACCAGCACTGAGAAGGGTCGTCGAATCGTGGGTAGCGAGCGCCAGACGCTCGCGAAGGACCTGGTGAAGCGCTACACCTCCGGAGAGAGCATTCGGGCGCTGGCCGCATCCACCGGACGGTCGTACGGATTCGTGCACCGCGTGCTCACCGAGTCCGGCGTTCAGCTTCGCCAGCGGGGCGGCGCCCGCCGTCGCAAGAAGGCGTGA
- a CDS encoding ABC transporter ATP-binding protein: MGPMSGGSSWTMLRSIQNSERVTQHQLSRGTTRRILRFARPYRRDITVFLVTVVFAAGIGVATPVLAGHVVNAITAGASDAASTVVKLALTIAALAVVDAFLSLAQRWYSARIGEGIILDLRTRVYGHVQRMPLQFFTRTQTGALVSRLNNDVTGAQRAFTSTLSGVVSNVIQLVLTAAVMFSLSWQITVLSLILLPIFVIPARRVGKKLAEITRESYNLDAKMNATMTERFNVSGALLVKLFGRPEAENARFAERAQRVRDIGVQQAMFSRTFFVAMLLVASLAQALTYGLGGWLAVTGSVTAGTVVTLALLLTRLYGPLTALSNVRVDVMSALVSFDRVFEVLDLRPGIEEKPGAVAIPAGAGRLEFRDVHFRYPRADEVSLATLEDVAALDRTENAPVLRGVDFTVEPGQMVALVGPSGAGKSTTSMLVSRVYDVTEGAVLVGGVDVRDATLDSLRDTIGVVTQDSHLFHETIAENLRYARPGATEEEMWEALRGAQVADLVRSLPDGLETVVGERGYRFSGGEKQRIAIARLLLKHPSIVILDEATAHLDSESEAAVQRALTTALQGRTALVIAHRLSTVRDADLILVLDEGRIVERGRHLDLVAAGGLYAELYRTQFADSAPLVPSDPEPVIVPIPTPIEP; this comes from the coding sequence ATGGGACCCATGTCCGGCGGCTCCAGCTGGACCATGCTGCGCTCGATCCAGAATTCCGAGCGGGTCACCCAGCATCAGCTCAGCCGCGGCACCACGCGGCGCATCCTGCGATTCGCCCGGCCGTACCGGCGCGACATCACGGTCTTCCTCGTCACCGTGGTGTTCGCCGCCGGGATCGGCGTCGCCACCCCGGTGCTGGCCGGTCACGTCGTCAACGCGATCACCGCCGGTGCCTCCGACGCCGCGTCCACGGTCGTCAAGCTGGCCCTGACCATCGCCGCGCTCGCCGTGGTCGACGCCTTCCTGTCCCTCGCCCAGCGGTGGTATTCGGCCCGCATCGGCGAAGGCATCATCCTCGACCTGCGCACCCGGGTGTACGGCCACGTCCAGCGGATGCCGCTGCAGTTCTTCACCCGTACGCAGACCGGCGCGCTCGTCAGCCGCCTCAACAACGACGTCACCGGCGCCCAGCGCGCGTTCACCTCCACGCTGTCCGGGGTCGTCAGCAACGTGATCCAGCTGGTGCTGACCGCCGCCGTCATGTTCAGCCTCTCCTGGCAGATCACCGTCCTGTCGCTGATCCTGCTGCCGATCTTCGTGATCCCGGCGCGCCGGGTCGGCAAGAAGCTCGCCGAGATCACGCGGGAGTCGTACAACCTCGACGCCAAGATGAACGCGACGATGACCGAGCGGTTCAACGTCTCCGGGGCGCTGCTGGTCAAGCTGTTCGGCCGGCCCGAGGCCGAGAACGCCCGCTTCGCCGAGCGCGCGCAGCGGGTCCGCGACATCGGCGTGCAGCAGGCCATGTTCTCGCGCACCTTCTTCGTCGCGATGCTGCTGGTCGCCTCGCTCGCCCAGGCTCTGACGTACGGGCTGGGCGGCTGGCTCGCCGTCACGGGCAGCGTCACCGCCGGCACCGTGGTGACGCTGGCGCTGCTGCTCACCCGGCTGTACGGCCCGCTCACCGCGCTGAGCAACGTGCGCGTCGACGTGATGAGCGCGCTGGTGTCGTTCGACCGGGTCTTCGAGGTGCTCGACCTGCGCCCCGGCATCGAGGAGAAGCCCGGCGCGGTCGCCATCCCGGCGGGGGCCGGCCGCCTCGAGTTCCGCGACGTGCACTTCCGCTATCCGCGCGCCGACGAGGTGTCCCTGGCGACGCTGGAGGACGTGGCGGCGCTGGACCGGACGGAGAACGCGCCCGTGCTGCGCGGCGTCGACTTCACCGTCGAGCCCGGCCAGATGGTCGCGCTCGTCGGGCCGTCCGGCGCCGGCAAGTCCACGACCTCGATGCTGGTGTCCCGGGTGTACGACGTCACCGAGGGCGCGGTGCTGGTCGGCGGCGTCGACGTGCGCGACGCGACCCTGGACTCCCTGCGCGACACCATCGGCGTCGTCACGCAGGACTCGCACCTGTTCCACGAGACCATCGCGGAGAACCTGCGCTACGCGCGGCCGGGCGCCACCGAGGAGGAGATGTGGGAGGCGCTGCGCGGGGCCCAGGTCGCTGATCTCGTACGGTCGCTGCCCGACGGCCTGGAGACGGTGGTGGGGGAGCGGGGCTACCGGTTCTCCGGCGGTGAGAAGCAGCGCATCGCCATCGCGCGGCTCCTGCTCAAGCACCCGTCGATCGTCATCCTCGACGAGGCGACCGCGCACCTCGACAGCGAGTCGGAGGCGGCCGTGCAGCGGGCTCTGACCACGGCGCTGCAGGGCCGTACCGCCCTGGTGATCGCCCACCGCCTGTCCACGGTGCGCGACGCCGACCTGATCCTGGTCCTCGACGAGGGCCGCATCGTCGAGCGCGGCCGCCACCTGGACCTGGTCGCGGCCGGCGGGCTGTACGCGGAGCTGTACCGCACCCAGTTCGCCGACAGCGCGCCGCTGGTGCCGTCTGACCCGGAGCCGGTCATCGTGCCGATCCCGACGCCGATCGAGCCGTGA
- a CDS encoding UDP-N-acetylmuramoyl-tripeptide--D-alanyl-D-alanine ligase: MIPMTLADIAAVVRGTVCDGDPATTVTAPVRYETARVEPGGMFAAFAGERRDGHDFAGQVVAAGAAAVLASRPVGVPAVVVGDVRTAYQMLAAEVLTRLPHVHRIGVTGSSGKTSAKDLLGQALGRLGPTVAPPGNRNNEIGVPETVLLTTAQTRFLVTELGARHVGDIAALMPVVRPHTGVVLGVGTAHIGEFGGREAIARAKAELVEALPADGLAVLNADDPVVAAMADRTPARVVTFGRHVSARIRAERVALDRAARARFRLRTPDGTADVALRLHGEHFVTAALAAAAVALDHTADVRLVADALSSATPRSAGRMRVTEHPGGVTVLDDAYNANPESMMAGLRTLKAMAGGSRRTVAVLGQMNELGEGSAAAHVEVGRAAVRLGVDVVVAVGNRDAAGYGGTYAPDRDSAEEVLRDLLRPGDLVLVKASNSLGLSELAQRVREAPPSTGTASPVR; the protein is encoded by the coding sequence ATGATCCCCATGACGCTCGCGGACATCGCTGCCGTCGTACGCGGAACCGTGTGCGACGGTGACCCGGCGACGACCGTGACCGCGCCGGTCCGCTACGAGACCGCCCGGGTGGAGCCCGGCGGGATGTTCGCCGCGTTCGCCGGGGAGCGCCGCGACGGCCACGACTTCGCCGGTCAGGTCGTCGCCGCCGGTGCCGCCGCGGTGCTGGCGTCACGGCCGGTCGGCGTCCCGGCCGTGGTCGTGGGGGACGTGCGGACGGCGTACCAGATGCTCGCGGCGGAGGTCCTCACCCGCCTGCCGCATGTCCACCGGATCGGGGTGACCGGGTCGTCCGGGAAGACGTCCGCGAAGGACCTGCTGGGGCAGGCGCTCGGCCGGCTCGGGCCGACCGTCGCGCCGCCGGGCAACCGCAACAACGAGATCGGCGTCCCGGAGACGGTGCTGCTGACGACGGCGCAGACCCGGTTCCTGGTGACCGAGCTGGGCGCGCGGCACGTCGGCGACATCGCGGCGCTGATGCCGGTGGTGCGTCCGCACACCGGCGTCGTGCTCGGCGTCGGCACCGCCCACATCGGCGAGTTCGGCGGGCGCGAGGCGATCGCCCGGGCCAAGGCGGAGCTGGTGGAGGCGCTGCCCGCGGACGGGCTGGCGGTGCTCAACGCCGACGACCCGGTGGTCGCGGCGATGGCGGACCGTACGCCGGCGCGCGTGGTCACCTTCGGGCGGCACGTCTCGGCCCGGATCCGCGCCGAACGGGTCGCGCTGGACCGGGCGGCGCGCGCCCGCTTCCGGCTGCGGACTCCGGACGGTACGGCGGACGTGGCGCTGCGCCTGCACGGCGAGCACTTCGTGACGGCCGCCCTGGCCGCGGCGGCCGTGGCCCTCGACCACACCGCCGACGTCCGGCTGGTGGCGGACGCGCTGAGCAGCGCCACGCCCCGGTCCGCCGGGCGGATGCGGGTGACCGAGCACCCCGGCGGCGTGACGGTGCTCGACGACGCGTACAACGCCAATCCGGAGTCGATGATGGCCGGGCTGCGCACGCTGAAGGCCATGGCGGGCGGGAGCCGCCGGACGGTCGCGGTGCTCGGGCAGATGAACGAACTCGGGGAGGGGTCGGCCGCCGCGCACGTGGAGGTGGGGCGGGCCGCCGTACGCCTGGGCGTCGACGTGGTGGTGGCCGTGGGCAACCGGGACGCCGCCGGCTACGGCGGCACCTACGCGCCGGACCGGGACAGCGCCGAGGAGGTTCTGCGGGACCTGCTGCGGCCGGGCGACCTCGTGCTGGTGAAGGCGTCGAACAGCCTGGGCCTGTCCGAGCTCGCTCAGAGGGTGCGGGAGGCGCCACCGTCGACCGGCACCGCGAGCCCGGTCAGGTAG
- a CDS encoding RICIN domain-containing protein, producing the protein MGRIIRTILGTAAAAMLMAGLSVGAGASSASAGTVSPKIGGSFTFIRNVGNNLCLEPAGLSTAEFAAIVQNPCVTTGLESIAQGWESEKVGTNHYKFRNQLSGFCFDAFDGAFNGARLLQGTCVPISNEEYNTGASLPNVVKIESRVHFTDTGFCVDVPGATTQPNTAMQIFRCNGTLAQRWVVGF; encoded by the coding sequence ATGGGTCGCATCATCCGTACCATCCTGGGCACGGCCGCCGCGGCGATGCTGATGGCCGGGCTGTCCGTGGGCGCCGGCGCGTCCTCCGCCTCCGCCGGCACCGTGTCACCGAAGATCGGCGGCAGCTTCACCTTCATCCGCAACGTCGGCAACAACCTGTGCCTCGAGCCGGCCGGCCTGTCGACGGCCGAGTTCGCGGCCATCGTGCAGAACCCCTGCGTCACCACCGGGCTCGAGAGCATCGCGCAGGGCTGGGAGTCGGAGAAGGTCGGCACCAACCACTACAAGTTCCGCAACCAGCTGAGCGGCTTCTGCTTCGACGCCTTCGACGGTGCGTTCAACGGCGCCCGCCTGCTGCAGGGCACCTGCGTACCCATCAGCAACGAGGAGTACAACACCGGCGCGTCCCTGCCGAACGTGGTGAAGATCGAATCGCGGGTGCACTTCACCGACACCGGCTTCTGCGTCGACGTGCCGGGGGCGACCACGCAGCCCAACACGGCCATGCAGATCTTCCGCTGCAACGGGACCCTGGCGCAGCGCTGGGTGGTCGGCTTCTGA
- a CDS encoding AAA family ATPase, which translates to MRLLCPTVVGRAAELDLLGRLVPAAAGGTGGTVFLTGSAGMGKTRLARAAQQQAAELGLVVLRGRAVPSVQFRPLTEAFLGAIRRGAAPDPAELGPYRSAVARLVPELGPYRSAVARVVPELGLPRSPGIDGHPVLLAEAVLRLLVGVAGDRGCLLVLEDLHDADADTLMIVDYLADNIADQPVLLLGTMRPGQDCTALAYAAEQRRSASVLALSPLIRRRCASWPPAAWASRRPRFRRRRWTGWSDPATASRSTWRSCSPPWSRTRCWSDPTVDGRTVDGPTVEGRAVAGPAVEGRWRTPWRRPCRRRCAPVSANGHGG; encoded by the coding sequence ATGCGACTTCTGTGCCCGACCGTCGTCGGGCGGGCCGCCGAGCTCGATCTGCTGGGCCGCCTGGTGCCCGCGGCGGCCGGGGGCACGGGCGGCACGGTTTTCCTCACGGGGAGCGCCGGGATGGGCAAGACGCGCCTGGCCCGCGCCGCGCAGCAGCAGGCCGCTGAGCTCGGGCTGGTGGTCCTGCGCGGGCGGGCCGTGCCGTCGGTGCAGTTCCGGCCGCTGACCGAGGCCTTCCTCGGCGCGATACGACGGGGCGCGGCGCCGGACCCCGCGGAGCTGGGGCCGTACCGGTCGGCGGTGGCGCGGCTGGTCCCGGAGCTGGGGCCGTACCGGTCGGCCGTGGCGCGGGTGGTCCCGGAGCTGGGGCTGCCGAGGTCGCCTGGCATCGACGGCCACCCGGTGCTGCTCGCCGAAGCGGTGCTGCGGCTCCTCGTCGGCGTCGCCGGGGACCGGGGGTGCCTGCTGGTGCTGGAGGATCTCCACGACGCCGACGCGGACACGCTCATGATCGTCGACTACCTCGCGGACAACATCGCCGACCAGCCCGTGCTGCTGCTGGGCACCATGCGGCCCGGGCAGGACTGCACCGCCCTGGCGTACGCGGCCGAGCAGCGGCGCAGCGCATCGGTGCTGGCCCTGTCCCCGCTGATCCGCCGGCGGTGCGCCTCATGGCCGCCGGCTGCCTGGGCGTCGCGCCGGCCGAGGTTCCGCAGGCGGCGCTGGACCGGGTGGTCCGATCCGGCGACGGCGTCCCGTTCTACGTGGAGGAGCTGCTCTCCGCCATGGTCACGAACGCGATGCTGGTCAGATCCGACGGTGGATGGGCGGACGGTGGATGGGCCGACGGTGGAGGGCCGGGCGGTGGCTGGGCCGGCGGTGGAGGGGCGCTGGCGGACGCCGTGGCGTCGCCCGTGCCGGCGGCGGTGCGCGCCGGTGTCGGCGAACGGGCACGGCGGCTGA
- a CDS encoding DUF4190 domain-containing protein, with translation MTQQPHPQPYANQPGPYAAQPFPPVPGFAPPPPQAHPGTNGFAIASLIFGILGGVLFATVFGIVGLVQTRRRHQRGKGLAITGLVLAGCWVTAIIVGVAIAVATDDTSTGAAGTPGSITNGAADSRGRVPATKLLMGDCISKLHDVGSRDRVAVVPCSRPHEGEVYATFSLEFGDYPGEKAVQKQADERCTEELDRYARAAADGIDVYYRYPTEDSWFLDQGITCIAGDPSGPRTGSLRD, from the coding sequence GTGACCCAGCAGCCCCACCCCCAGCCGTACGCGAACCAGCCCGGCCCGTACGCCGCGCAGCCCTTCCCGCCCGTCCCGGGTTTCGCGCCCCCGCCGCCGCAGGCCCACCCCGGCACCAACGGCTTCGCCATCGCCTCACTGATCTTCGGCATCCTCGGCGGCGTCCTGTTCGCGACGGTGTTCGGCATCGTCGGCCTCGTCCAGACCCGGCGCCGCCACCAGCGCGGCAAGGGCCTGGCGATCACCGGCCTCGTGCTCGCCGGCTGCTGGGTCACGGCCATCATCGTGGGCGTCGCCATCGCCGTCGCCACCGACGACACCTCCACGGGCGCCGCGGGCACGCCGGGCTCGATCACGAACGGCGCTGCCGACTCCCGGGGCCGGGTGCCCGCCACCAAGCTCCTCATGGGCGACTGCATCAGCAAGCTGCACGACGTCGGCAGCCGGGACCGGGTTGCGGTCGTGCCGTGCAGCAGGCCGCACGAGGGCGAGGTGTACGCGACCTTCTCCCTGGAGTTCGGCGACTACCCGGGCGAGAAGGCGGTCCAGAAGCAGGCCGACGAGCGCTGCACCGAGGAACTCGACCGGTACGCCCGCGCCGCAGCCGACGGGATCGACGTCTACTACCGCTACCCGACCGAGGACTCCTGGTTCCTCGACCAGGGCATCACCTGCATCGCCGGCGACCCCTCGGGGCCCCGGACGGGATCCCTGCGCGACTGA
- a CDS encoding enoyl-CoA hydratase/isomerase family protein translates to MATGDGATTGAGSGSEAGVRYAQDGPVATVTLCRPDVLNAQTPAMWSELDDISRKMPGDVRVVIVRGEGRAFSAGLDLSVARGEGDSSLPALARLSPSECAERIAGFQEAFTWLRRPSLVTIAAVQGHAIGAGFQLALNCDMRVLADDARFSMAEVTLGLVPDLGGTKRLTELVGPSRALEICVTGRRLAADEADRIGLATAVVPRDQLDAAVSDLAAAVLAADAGAVAEIKGLLAGAPGRSYEEQDRAEREAQTRRLRDMAGLE, encoded by the coding sequence GTGGCGACCGGCGACGGCGCGACGACCGGCGCAGGCTCTGGTTCCGAGGCCGGCGTCCGCTATGCACAGGACGGGCCGGTCGCAACGGTGACGTTGTGCCGGCCCGATGTGCTCAATGCACAGACGCCGGCCATGTGGTCGGAACTCGACGACATTTCCCGGAAAATGCCGGGGGACGTGCGAGTCGTCATTGTCCGCGGTGAAGGACGCGCTTTTTCGGCCGGGCTCGACTTGTCGGTCGCACGGGGAGAAGGCGATTCTTCGCTGCCCGCCCTCGCGCGCTTGTCACCATCCGAGTGCGCGGAACGGATTGCCGGGTTCCAGGAAGCGTTCACGTGGTTACGACGCCCGTCGCTGGTCACCATCGCGGCGGTGCAGGGGCATGCCATCGGAGCCGGTTTCCAGCTGGCGCTCAACTGCGACATGCGCGTGCTCGCCGACGACGCCAGGTTCTCGATGGCCGAGGTGACGCTGGGACTCGTACCCGATCTTGGCGGCACCAAACGGCTCACCGAGCTGGTCGGTCCGTCGCGGGCGCTGGAGATCTGCGTCACCGGACGGCGGCTGGCGGCCGACGAGGCGGACCGGATCGGACTGGCCACCGCGGTGGTGCCGCGCGATCAGCTGGACGCGGCGGTGTCGGACCTCGCCGCGGCTGTGCTCGCCGCGGATGCCGGTGCGGTCGCCGAGATCAAGGGGCTGCTGGCGGGTGCGCCCGGGCGGTCGTACGAGGAGCAGGACCGCGCCGAGCGAGAGGCGCAGACCCGGCGGCTGCGAGACATGGCCGGCCTGGAGTAG
- a CDS encoding M15 family metallopeptidase, with amino-acid sequence MILLSDPRVAAVPSRDDGDRLVDLRDVPELRLDGRAADPAGAYARLRAEVASRLADAQSKLPEGVRLLVIEGYRPRAAQQAIFTGYQDELRRLHPSWGAARLRVEASKFVSPVEVAPHSTGGAVDLTLCTPEGIELDMGTPVDATPVESDDACFTGARNISAAAGQNRRVLIDALTAVGLVNYPTEWWHWSYGDRYWALTTGAAQTRYGPL; translated from the coding sequence ATGATCCTGCTCTCGGATCCGCGGGTCGCCGCCGTGCCCAGCCGGGACGACGGCGATCGGCTCGTCGACCTGCGGGACGTGCCCGAGCTGCGGCTCGACGGCCGGGCCGCCGACCCGGCCGGCGCCTACGCGCGGTTGCGCGCCGAGGTCGCGTCACGGCTGGCCGATGCGCAGAGCAAGCTGCCGGAGGGCGTACGGCTGCTGGTGATCGAGGGGTACCGGCCCCGGGCGGCGCAGCAGGCGATCTTCACGGGCTACCAGGACGAGCTGCGCCGGTTGCATCCGTCGTGGGGTGCGGCGCGGCTGCGCGTGGAGGCGAGCAAGTTCGTCTCGCCGGTGGAGGTCGCGCCGCACAGCACCGGCGGCGCCGTCGACCTGACGCTGTGCACGCCCGAGGGCATCGAGCTGGACATGGGTACGCCGGTCGACGCGACGCCCGTGGAGAGCGACGACGCCTGCTTCACCGGGGCGCGGAACATCAGCGCGGCGGCCGGGCAGAACCGGCGGGTGCTGATCGACGCGCTGACCGCCGTCGGGCTGGTGAACTATCCGACCGAGTGGTGGCACTGGTCGTACGGGGACCGCTACTGGGCGCTCACCACGGGCGCCGCGCAGACGAGGTACGGGCCCTTGTAG
- a CDS encoding LuxR C-terminal-related transcriptional regulator, with protein MASPVPAAVRAGVGERARRLSAAGQRLLMVAAVCGQPCPGPVLGAGAGLDAAGLRTALREVTGADLLTVDGRTGRYAFPHALTADAVRDATLPEELAEVSRSAAEAIEHTCTGLPEEWCVLAGRLWEDAGEDERAATLFHRAGRRAADQGAVRTAVTLLERGLRLATRGAGSHPETGRIVEALLEMLVASGDVSRVRQLSAQVDRHATAAQRAAVHLRVARAAVAAGQWDAGRRELAAVRELTGPDATTALTAATDVVAAQLAVADDDAYRLRRAEELARRALRTAGAGPLPDLACEALAVLGACARVYDLGRADELFGRGLAVAERYGLTLWRIRFLFHLGAHAAIRHADPAGLVEARDAASDAGAVITALDGDAELAVLQTCRGEYEPAARRALHCEQVAHRLGLDELRLIALGLRVCVAAHRGRRDEVTALLAGYDGLGGRHCDFTPALQGFGLAVCSLLEEDHARAYAEMAEAVALEADRPPEYLSLNHGLHLLLTVLAGTAGWAQYDSLALSARGQAGWNRLFMAAAGAVLAGRGGDHDLAARMMAEFDQVAAAYPLGRHLGLRLAAEAAVEDGWGRPGPWLRLAEQHFHAAGVPRVADACRALLRRAGERAPQRRRGADRIPAVLRQAGVTVREYEVLALLVDRLTNQQIGERLFVSPRTVETHVTRLLAKTGLADRTALADHAKSVTARTGGPGREPAERGSAR; from the coding sequence GTGGCGTCGCCCGTGCCGGCGGCGGTGCGCGCCGGTGTCGGCGAACGGGCACGGCGGCTGAGCGCGGCCGGTCAGCGCCTGCTGATGGTCGCCGCCGTCTGCGGTCAGCCCTGCCCCGGCCCGGTGCTCGGCGCCGGTGCCGGCCTGGACGCGGCCGGGCTGCGTACCGCCCTGCGCGAGGTGACCGGCGCCGACCTGCTGACGGTCGACGGGCGCACCGGGCGGTACGCGTTCCCGCACGCGCTGACGGCCGACGCGGTGCGGGACGCGACCCTGCCGGAGGAGCTGGCGGAGGTGTCCCGCTCGGCCGCGGAGGCGATCGAGCACACCTGCACCGGGTTGCCGGAGGAATGGTGTGTGCTGGCGGGGCGGCTGTGGGAGGACGCCGGCGAGGACGAGCGGGCGGCGACCCTGTTCCATCGGGCCGGTCGCCGCGCGGCCGATCAGGGTGCGGTCCGTACGGCCGTGACGCTGCTGGAACGGGGCCTGCGGCTGGCCACGCGCGGCGCCGGGAGCCACCCGGAGACGGGGCGGATCGTCGAGGCGCTCCTGGAGATGCTCGTCGCCTCGGGGGACGTGTCCCGCGTCCGGCAGCTCTCCGCGCAGGTGGACCGGCATGCGACCGCGGCGCAGCGGGCGGCGGTGCACCTGCGGGTGGCCCGCGCGGCGGTGGCTGCCGGGCAATGGGACGCCGGCCGGCGCGAACTGGCCGCCGTACGCGAGCTGACCGGCCCGGACGCGACCACGGCGCTGACCGCCGCCACCGACGTGGTGGCCGCCCAGCTGGCCGTGGCCGACGATGACGCGTACCGGTTGCGCCGGGCCGAGGAGCTCGCGCGCCGGGCGCTGCGGACGGCCGGCGCCGGTCCGCTGCCGGACCTGGCCTGCGAGGCCCTGGCCGTGCTCGGCGCGTGTGCGCGGGTGTACGACCTCGGCCGGGCCGACGAGCTGTTCGGCCGCGGGCTGGCCGTCGCGGAGCGGTACGGCCTGACGCTGTGGCGCATCCGGTTCCTGTTCCACCTGGGCGCCCACGCCGCGATCCGGCACGCCGACCCCGCCGGTCTCGTCGAGGCGCGCGACGCGGCGTCGGACGCCGGTGCGGTGATCACGGCGCTCGACGGCGACGCGGAGCTGGCGGTTCTGCAGACGTGTCGCGGCGAGTACGAGCCGGCCGCCCGGCGCGCGCTCCACTGCGAGCAGGTGGCGCACCGGCTCGGGCTTGACGAGCTCCGCCTGATCGCGCTGGGGCTGCGGGTCTGCGTGGCCGCCCACCGAGGCCGGCGGGACGAGGTCACGGCGCTGCTGGCCGGGTACGACGGGCTGGGCGGGCGGCACTGCGACTTCACGCCGGCTCTCCAGGGCTTCGGGCTGGCGGTCTGCTCGCTGCTGGAGGAGGACCACGCCCGCGCGTACGCGGAGATGGCCGAGGCCGTGGCCCTGGAGGCGGACCGGCCGCCGGAGTACCTGTCGCTGAACCACGGCCTGCACCTGCTGCTGACGGTTCTCGCCGGTACGGCCGGCTGGGCGCAGTACGACTCGCTGGCGCTGTCGGCGCGCGGCCAGGCCGGATGGAACCGGCTGTTCATGGCCGCCGCCGGGGCCGTGCTGGCCGGGCGCGGCGGCGACCATGACCTGGCGGCCCGCATGATGGCCGAGTTCGACCAGGTGGCCGCCGCGTACCCGCTGGGCCGGCATCTCGGCCTGCGGCTGGCGGCCGAGGCGGCCGTGGAGGACGGCTGGGGGCGGCCCGGGCCGTGGCTGCGGCTCGCCGAGCAGCACTTCCACGCCGCGGGGGTGCCCCGGGTGGCGGACGCGTGCCGGGCGTTGCTGCGCCGGGCCGGGGAACGCGCCCCGCAGCGCCGTCGCGGGGCGGACCGGATCCCCGCCGTTCTCCGGCAGGCCGGCGTCACGGTGCGCGAGTACGAGGTCCTGGCCCTGCTCGTGGACCGGCTGACCAACCAGCAGATCGGTGAGCGGCTGTTCGTGTCGCCGCGCACCGTGGAGACGCACGTGACGCGGCTGCTGGCCAAGACGGGCCTCGCCGATCGCACGGCGCTGGCCGACCATGCGAAGTCCGTGACCGCCCGGACCGGGGGCCCCGGCCGGGAACCGGCAGAACGAGGGAGTGCGCGATGA